Proteins encoded in a region of the Chitinimonas sp. BJYL2 genome:
- a CDS encoding HupE/UreJ family protein, producing MAHGVADGDKGYIQEITGVHLLPFAYLGAKHMVTGYDHLLFLFGVIFFLYRLRDIGLYVSLFAIGHSTIMLLGVYFGIGISGYLIDAIIGLSVVYKALDNVGTFQRWFGYQPDTATATLIFGLFHGLGLATKVQEYEIARDGLLPNLLAFNVGVEIGQLLALSAILILMSYWRRTDSFLRHAYTANIAMMCAGFILVGMQLTGYFVA from the coding sequence ATGGCTCATGGCGTGGCTGACGGCGACAAGGGCTATATCCAGGAAATCACGGGTGTACATCTGTTGCCCTTTGCTTATCTGGGTGCCAAGCACATGGTCACCGGTTATGACCATCTGCTGTTTCTCTTCGGTGTCATTTTCTTTCTCTACCGGCTACGCGATATCGGGCTGTATGTGAGCCTGTTCGCCATCGGGCACTCGACCATCATGTTGCTGGGGGTGTACTTCGGTATAGGTATCAGTGGCTACCTGATCGACGCGATCATCGGTTTGTCCGTCGTGTACAAAGCGCTGGATAACGTCGGCACGTTCCAGCGCTGGTTCGGATACCAGCCGGATACCGCCACCGCCACGCTGATCTTCGGCCTGTTTCATGGCCTGGGGTTGGCCACCAAGGTTCAGGAGTACGAGATCGCGCGCGATGGTCTGTTGCCGAACCTGCTGGCATTCAATGTCGGTGTGGAGATCGGCCAGCTGCTTGCCCTGTCAGCCATTCTCATCCTGATGAGCTACTGGCGCCGGACCGACAGTTTCCTGCGCCATGCCTACACCGCCAATATCGCCATGATGTGTGCCGGCTTCATCCTCGTGGGGATGCAGCTCACCGGCTACTTCGTCGCCTGA
- a CDS encoding transmembrane anchor protein, giving the protein MYNTDMPSRAELPSSRQLIQSTLAAIVIAAVLLITVVLPAEYAIDPTGIGQSLGLTRMGEIKTQLAAEATGASTAEAVAPAVPAPAPAGPVTAEVATPDAGTRQDQMTVTLKPNEATEIKLAMNKGDRIDFRWQVQGGVVNYDTHGDQGQTIKYHGYGKGKGSAGEAGMLEAAFDGHHGWFWRNRGSAPVTVTLETRGHYQDIKKVL; this is encoded by the coding sequence ATGTACAACACGGATATGCCCAGCCGCGCCGAGCTACCCAGCAGCCGGCAACTGATCCAGTCAACCCTGGCTGCTATCGTCATCGCTGCGGTACTGCTGATCACCGTAGTCCTGCCCGCCGAATATGCCATCGACCCCACCGGCATCGGCCAGTCCCTGGGACTGACCCGGATGGGCGAGATCAAGACCCAGCTGGCAGCCGAAGCGACGGGTGCCAGTACGGCAGAGGCCGTTGCGCCGGCCGTGCCTGCGCCGGCACCGGCCGGCCCAGTCACAGCAGAGGTCGCCACACCGGACGCAGGCACGCGCCAGGATCAAATGACGGTGACGCTGAAGCCCAATGAGGCCACCGAGATCAAGCTGGCCATGAACAAGGGCGATCGCATCGACTTCCGCTGGCAGGTGCAGGGTGGCGTGGTGAACTACGACACCCATGGCGACCAAGGCCAGACGATCAAGTACCACGGCTACGGCAAGGGCAAAGGATCAGCGGGCGAGGCTGGCATGCTGGAGGCCGCGTTCGATGGGCACCATGGCTGGTTCTGGCGCAACCGGGGTTCGGCACCGGTCACGGTGACGCTGGAGACCCGCGGTCATTATCAGGACATCAAGAAAGTCCTGTAA
- a CDS encoding ABC transporter permease has translation MMPFSTRVALRYLWSSPLQTALLLAGVGVAVLAFVFITSLINGLATTLTRQTIGNIAHITLEREPAGIRADWTEPGSTATQLLAEQVLELERPQIREWTALSARLDALPGVIGTSPEVTGAGFVRRSGASSPVSYIGVLPERASLIADLAGTLQEGKATLSVGEVLIGRDLANKLRLRPGSVLTLRGDNDTAVRLRIAGIFKLGISSVDERIVYLHLRNARVLAGLDNGISRIQLKLADPAAAPVLAAQLRRETGLKVYDWTEKNTQLKQALTAQGNTGRMIQTFSLLTMLLVIASSLLLSTQKRKAEIGIMRSAGVPRRFVFSVFLQQGIWIGWLGGVSGALVGWGFSSFLATLKRADGTQALPIDPQQGGYLIVISAAVVIGALAATLPAWRAAKLDPLEAIGT, from the coding sequence ATGATGCCCTTCTCTACCCGGGTGGCACTGCGCTACCTGTGGTCGTCTCCGCTGCAAACGGCGCTTTTGCTCGCCGGCGTTGGCGTTGCGGTGCTGGCCTTCGTGTTCATCACCAGCCTGATCAATGGCTTGGCCACCACACTGACACGCCAGACCATCGGTAATATCGCGCACATCACGCTGGAACGTGAGCCCGCAGGCATCCGTGCGGACTGGACCGAGCCCGGCTCGACGGCGACCCAGTTGCTGGCGGAGCAGGTGCTTGAACTAGAACGCCCGCAGATTCGCGAATGGACAGCCCTGTCAGCACGGCTTGATGCTTTGCCCGGCGTGATCGGCACCTCGCCCGAGGTCACCGGCGCTGGCTTCGTGCGCCGTAGCGGCGCATCCAGCCCGGTGAGTTATATCGGCGTGTTGCCGGAACGCGCATCCCTGATTGCCGATCTGGCAGGTACCCTGCAAGAAGGCAAGGCTACGCTGTCGGTCGGCGAGGTGCTGATCGGCCGCGATCTCGCCAACAAGCTCCGGCTCCGCCCCGGTAGCGTGCTTACCCTGCGGGGGGATAACGACACGGCGGTACGCCTGCGGATTGCCGGCATCTTCAAGCTGGGGATCTCGTCCGTGGATGAACGGATCGTTTATTTGCACTTGCGCAATGCCCGCGTACTGGCCGGGCTCGATAACGGCATCAGCCGCATCCAGCTCAAGCTCGCGGACCCCGCAGCCGCGCCCGTGCTGGCCGCACAACTCCGTCGCGAAACGGGTCTCAAGGTCTACGACTGGACCGAGAAGAACACCCAGCTCAAGCAGGCGCTCACGGCACAAGGCAATACGGGGCGCATGATCCAGACATTTTCCCTGCTCACCATGCTGCTCGTCATTGCGTCCAGCCTCTTGTTGTCTACCCAGAAGCGCAAGGCCGAGATCGGCATCATGCGCAGCGCGGGCGTGCCCCGGCGCTTTGTCTTCAGTGTCTTCCTGCAACAGGGGATCTGGATAGGCTGGCTGGGGGGCGTAAGCGGCGCGCTGGTGGGTTGGGGATTCAGCAGCTTTCTGGCCACGCTCAAGCGTGCCGATGGCACGCAAGCACTCCCGATCGACCCTCAACAAGGTGGTTACCTCATCGTGATCAGCGCCGCCGTGGTCATCGGTGCACTGGCCGCGACCTTGCCTGCCTGGCGCGCTGCAAAGCTCGATCCTCTGGAGGCCATCGGCACATGA
- a CDS encoding ABC transporter ATP-binding protein produces the protein MTSTILTAQGLIKRYRDGESDTTVLKGIDVTLQRGDMVALLGPSGSGKSTLLGILGLLQRASEGELHIDGQRVDTLTETERARIRLRKMGFVFQFHHLLPDFSALENVAFPLATVEGGLHPALRQRAGDLLAAVGLADMARRPAGQLSGGQKQRVAIARALVASPLLVFGDEPTGNLDRENSRNVMSLLRQINQQEGTTFLISTHDPEIAAACDRQWHVSDGRLLVP, from the coding sequence ATGACTTCGACGATCCTGACTGCCCAAGGCCTCATCAAGCGTTACCGGGATGGCGAGAGTGACACCACCGTGCTCAAGGGCATCGACGTAACACTCCAGCGAGGGGACATGGTGGCCCTGCTTGGCCCTTCGGGCAGCGGCAAGTCCACGCTACTGGGGATACTGGGCTTGCTGCAACGGGCCAGTGAAGGCGAGCTGCACATCGATGGCCAGCGTGTCGATACCCTGACAGAGACCGAGCGCGCACGTATACGCCTGCGAAAGATGGGCTTTGTTTTCCAGTTCCACCACCTGCTCCCGGACTTTTCCGCACTGGAGAACGTGGCCTTCCCACTGGCTACGGTGGAAGGCGGCCTGCACCCTGCCCTGCGCCAACGCGCGGGCGATCTGCTGGCGGCCGTGGGGCTGGCCGACATGGCCAGGCGTCCCGCCGGGCAGCTATCTGGCGGGCAAAAACAGCGCGTCGCCATTGCTCGCGCTCTGGTTGCTTCACCGCTACTGGTTTTTGGCGATGAGCCCACCGGTAATCTGGATCGCGAAAACAGCCGGAATGTGATGTCCCTGCTGCGTCAGATCAACCAGCAGGAAGGCACCACCTTCCTGATCAGCACCCATGATCCCGAGATTGCCGCGGCTTGCGATCGCCAGTGGCACGTCAGTGATGGGCGCTTGCTAGTGCCTTGA
- a CDS encoding sodium-dependent bicarbonate transport family permease: MQNLLDPAILFFIFGVLAGLLKSNLEIPPAISRFLSLYLLMALGLKGGFALAQTGLTVEVVRSLLIAIALAVIIPLVGYTVLKRRVAPLDAAAIAATYGSVSAVTFITATQFLDNRGIEYGGHMAAAMALMESPAIILAVILANQLRQQAQLATMGNGVAALATTPGPRPAIGKLLHESLTDGAQLLLIGAMVVGLLTGDAGKAAMQPFSGDLFKGMLAFFLLDMGLLAARQLPQLRQSSPWLAAYAIAAPLAHATLALLLAALLGVEAGNAALLMVLAASASYIAVPAALRVAIPEASPSLYIGMSLGITFPLNILLGIPLYAGMAEAVLG; this comes from the coding sequence ATGCAAAACCTGCTGGATCCCGCCATCTTGTTCTTCATCTTCGGCGTGCTGGCTGGCTTGCTGAAATCCAATCTGGAAATCCCCCCCGCTATCTCCCGGTTTCTGTCTCTGTATCTGCTGATGGCGCTGGGTCTCAAAGGCGGGTTCGCGCTCGCGCAGACCGGGCTCACGGTGGAAGTCGTCCGCAGCCTGCTGATTGCCATTGCGCTGGCCGTGATCATCCCGCTTGTCGGCTACACGGTGCTCAAGCGACGCGTGGCACCACTGGATGCCGCCGCCATTGCCGCCACCTACGGCTCGGTGAGCGCGGTGACCTTCATCACGGCCACCCAGTTCCTGGATAACAGAGGTATCGAATACGGTGGTCACATGGCCGCCGCCATGGCGCTGATGGAGTCGCCAGCCATCATCCTGGCCGTGATCCTCGCCAATCAACTGCGTCAGCAGGCCCAGCTTGCCACCATGGGGAACGGTGTCGCGGCACTGGCCACCACACCCGGACCGCGCCCTGCGATTGGCAAGCTACTGCATGAGTCGCTGACGGATGGCGCTCAGCTCTTGCTGATCGGTGCCATGGTGGTAGGCCTGCTGACCGGCGACGCCGGCAAAGCCGCCATGCAGCCTTTTTCTGGCGACCTGTTCAAAGGCATGCTGGCGTTCTTCCTGTTGGACATGGGTTTGCTGGCTGCGCGCCAACTGCCCCAACTGCGCCAAAGCTCGCCCTGGCTCGCGGCTTATGCGATTGCCGCCCCCCTGGCCCACGCCACCCTCGCCTTGCTGCTCGCCGCCCTGCTGGGTGTCGAGGCCGGCAATGCCGCCCTGCTGATGGTGCTTGCCGCCAGCGCCTCCTACATTGCCGTGCCGGCCGCCCTGCGCGTCGCCATCCCCGAAGCCAGCCCCTCGCTCTATATCGGCATGTCGCTGGGTATTACCTTCCCGCTCAACATCCTACTCGGCATCCCCCTCTACGCGGGCATGGCAGAGGCGGTGCTCGGCTAG
- a CDS encoding efflux RND transporter periplasmic adaptor subunit: protein MQKRHYIGIGCLLLALAAVLVWQRAAQPKPVPIEVLRPSEVNLDLGLTGRLQAQDRVTVAPLLSSRVEALHAEEGAMVKSGQLLATVSVLALSAQNEQARALRNQAAAQVAQLEQDLARERRLQQQGFLSDAALARRESELAQARAALAASTAGTRETVAKQQETRILAPMDGIVLRRLADPGAIVDGRNGIMELASPHTQLLEADIDEAIADQLRPGMAAKIRWQDKQLDGSVSYLAPDVDTATGGRLVRITPKQSLAAPIGRSMDLIIRVATLPDSITIPRSALLSGSTAQAAAQGTGEVLVLQGDKAVRRTIRFRDWPAERVAVLAGLRAGEQLVLSPRAVPAPPLRGVVTE from the coding sequence ATGCAAAAGAGACACTACATCGGTATCGGCTGTTTGCTGCTTGCGCTGGCTGCGGTCCTCGTCTGGCAACGTGCGGCCCAACCCAAACCGGTGCCGATTGAGGTGCTGCGCCCCAGTGAAGTCAATCTGGATCTGGGCCTGACCGGCCGGCTGCAGGCGCAGGATCGGGTGACTGTGGCGCCGCTGCTCAGCAGCCGGGTCGAGGCCCTGCATGCCGAGGAAGGCGCCATGGTGAAATCAGGGCAGCTGCTGGCCACCGTCAGCGTACTCGCCCTGTCCGCACAGAACGAGCAGGCCCGCGCCTTGCGCAATCAGGCTGCTGCGCAGGTAGCCCAGCTTGAGCAGGATCTGGCGCGAGAGCGTCGCCTGCAGCAGCAAGGATTCCTGTCCGATGCCGCGCTGGCACGACGCGAGTCGGAGCTCGCCCAGGCACGCGCCGCGCTTGCAGCCAGCACCGCCGGAACGCGCGAAACCGTTGCAAAGCAACAAGAGACACGGATTCTCGCCCCGATGGACGGGATCGTGCTGCGTCGGCTAGCCGATCCCGGTGCCATCGTGGATGGTCGTAACGGCATCATGGAGCTGGCCAGCCCGCATACCCAGTTGCTGGAAGCCGATATCGACGAAGCCATCGCCGACCAGTTGCGCCCCGGCATGGCCGCCAAGATACGCTGGCAGGATAAGCAACTGGATGGGTCGGTTTCCTATCTGGCCCCGGACGTGGACACGGCCACCGGTGGCCGACTGGTCCGCATCACGCCCAAGCAGTCATTGGCTGCACCCATTGGCCGCAGCATGGACCTGATCATCCGTGTCGCTACGCTGCCGGACAGCATCACGATTCCCCGTTCCGCGCTGCTCTCGGGCAGCACCGCTCAGGCTGCCGCGCAGGGTACGGGGGAAGTGCTGGTATTGCAGGGCGATAAAGCCGTAAGGCGCACGATCCGCTTCCGGGATTGGCCAGCCGAGCGTGTGGCGGTTCTGGCTGGCCTGCGTGCCGGCGAGCAACTGGTCCTGTCTCCCCGTGCAGTGCCTGCACCGCCATTGCGCGGCGTGGTGACGGAATGA
- a CDS encoding DASH family cryptochrome: MTRRIWWVRRDARLHDQHCLADAADLSALLPVVVLDDTAIQPVSIDGVNLGFTRRSVRAQQFVLSGWQALRSALRARGSDLLVLRGQPAVCLAELAKVWRADELVCSEAQGTEEAAQAQALASALAARGVAFKSIWQHTLLAPSQLPFRLDDLPRVFTVFRQALDRQGWAAVPPLPAPSCLPLCDLHPVPGQVSLPHPVELDTDVRSVFPFAAGESAALQRMTDYLFGSQAVRHYKDSRNGFMGTDYSSKFSPWLAQGQLSPRTLLAAIETHMAQAGRHESAEWLVFELLWRDFFAWSAARHGRRLFTVTGMQGQTRNWRHDLSDFAHWCQGQTGDALVDAGQLELITTGYIGNRARQNMASYLIHDLGIDWRWGAAWFEHHLLDYDPASNYGNWQYLAGVGNDPRAVRRFDTRAQARRYDPEAAYRQTWLCHE; the protein is encoded by the coding sequence ATGACACGACGAATCTGGTGGGTGCGCCGTGATGCCCGACTCCATGATCAGCATTGCCTGGCGGATGCCGCTGATCTGAGCGCCCTGCTGCCGGTGGTGGTGCTCGACGATACGGCGATACAGCCCGTCAGCATTGACGGGGTCAACCTGGGTTTTACCCGCCGCAGTGTGCGAGCCCAGCAATTCGTGCTGTCGGGCTGGCAGGCGCTGCGGTCGGCGTTGCGCGCACGCGGGAGTGATCTGCTGGTGTTACGCGGCCAGCCTGCCGTGTGCCTGGCTGAGCTGGCAAAGGTCTGGCGTGCGGATGAACTGGTGTGCAGTGAAGCCCAGGGCACCGAGGAGGCCGCCCAAGCGCAGGCACTGGCGTCGGCGCTGGCCGCCCGGGGCGTGGCGTTCAAATCGATCTGGCAGCACACCTTGCTGGCACCGTCGCAGTTGCCGTTCAGGCTCGACGACTTGCCGCGCGTTTTTACCGTGTTTCGTCAGGCGCTGGATCGGCAAGGCTGGGCAGCCGTGCCGCCACTGCCGGCGCCCAGCTGTCTGCCGCTGTGTGACCTGCATCCGGTACCCGGTCAGGTGTCCTTGCCGCACCCGGTTGAGCTGGATACCGATGTGCGGAGTGTCTTTCCCTTTGCGGCAGGGGAGTCCGCCGCCCTGCAACGCATGACCGACTATCTGTTCGGGTCGCAAGCAGTGCGGCATTACAAGGACAGCCGCAATGGCTTCATGGGGACGGACTATTCCAGCAAGTTTTCTCCCTGGCTGGCGCAGGGGCAGCTGAGTCCGCGTACTTTGCTGGCGGCCATTGAGACCCATATGGCCCAAGCGGGCCGGCATGAATCGGCCGAGTGGCTGGTGTTCGAATTGTTGTGGCGCGATTTCTTTGCCTGGAGTGCTGCGCGTCATGGTCGCCGTCTGTTCACGGTCACGGGCATGCAAGGTCAAACGCGGAACTGGCGCCATGACCTGAGCGATTTTGCGCACTGGTGTCAGGGGCAAACCGGTGATGCCCTGGTGGATGCAGGGCAGCTGGAACTCATCACTACCGGCTACATCGGCAACCGCGCGCGCCAGAACATGGCCAGTTATCTGATCCATGATCTGGGTATAGATTGGCGTTGGGGAGCGGCCTGGTTCGAGCACCATTTGCTCGACTACGACCCGGCCAGCAATTATGGCAACTGGCAATACTTGGCCGGTGTGGGCAATGATCCCCGCGCGGTGCGCCGCTTTGATACCCGTGCGCAGGCCCGGCGCTATGATCCGGAAGCCGCCTACCGGCAGACTTGGCTGTGCCATGAGTGA
- a CDS encoding cryptochrome/photolyase family protein — translation MSELRLILGDQLNAGHSWFRQRDPAVCYLLMEVRSETDYVRHHAQKVLAIFAAMRRFAAALEQAGHRVQYLRIDDPANRQSLAANVQACLASGVFSCWSRMQADEWRVESALQSLQTDLALPCDVVDSEHFLNARDALASAFRQRVPRMETFYRAERQRWQCLLEPDGTPMGGRWNFDTENRARWQGEPAAVDWPQGGHDLRDLWATIRQSGIQTLGEPDAEHCRWPLTRREARTWLQHFITHALPHFGRFQDAMSTRSSTLFHSGLSFALNIKLLNPREVIEAAVGAYLAGKVALPSCEGFVRQILGWREYVRGVYWARMPDYRTLNVLGAQRPLPGWFWTGETQMACLREAITQSLQTAYAHHIQRLMVTGNFAMLAGCHPDEVDAWYLGIYIDAFEWVELPNTRGMSQFADGGIVGSKPYCGSASYMSKQSDYCGSCYYAARDRHGERACPLNSLYWHFHARHADRLSRNPRLAMPYAVWRKLPETEQQATLKQAEFYLSRIETL, via the coding sequence ATGAGTGAGCTGCGACTGATTCTGGGCGATCAGCTTAACGCTGGGCATAGCTGGTTCCGCCAGCGCGATCCCGCGGTCTGCTATCTCCTGATGGAGGTGCGCAGCGAGACGGACTATGTGCGCCACCATGCGCAAAAGGTGCTGGCGATCTTCGCCGCTATGCGCCGGTTTGCCGCGGCACTGGAACAGGCTGGCCACCGCGTGCAGTACCTGCGGATTGATGATCCGGCCAACCGCCAGAGCCTCGCCGCCAATGTGCAGGCGTGCCTGGCGTCGGGTGTGTTTTCCTGCTGGTCACGCATGCAAGCCGATGAATGGCGTGTGGAGTCGGCGCTGCAGTCACTCCAGACAGACTTGGCGCTGCCTTGCGATGTGGTGGACAGCGAGCACTTCCTTAACGCCCGCGATGCGCTGGCCAGCGCATTCCGGCAGCGCGTACCGCGCATGGAGACCTTCTACCGCGCCGAACGCCAGCGCTGGCAGTGCTTGCTGGAACCGGATGGCACCCCTATGGGCGGGCGCTGGAACTTCGATACGGAAAACCGTGCCCGCTGGCAGGGAGAACCGGCGGCGGTGGACTGGCCACAGGGTGGCCACGATCTGCGTGATCTCTGGGCGACCATTCGGCAAAGCGGCATCCAGACCTTGGGCGAGCCAGATGCCGAACACTGCCGCTGGCCGCTCACACGCCGTGAGGCGCGCACTTGGCTGCAGCACTTCATTACCCACGCCTTGCCGCATTTTGGGCGCTTTCAGGATGCCATGAGCACGCGCTCATCGACCCTGTTTCATTCCGGTTTGAGCTTTGCCTTGAATATCAAGCTGCTGAATCCGCGTGAAGTGATTGAAGCGGCGGTTGGCGCCTATCTGGCGGGCAAGGTCGCACTGCCCAGTTGCGAGGGCTTTGTCCGGCAGATTCTGGGCTGGCGGGAATATGTGCGAGGGGTTTATTGGGCCAGGATGCCCGATTACCGCACGCTCAATGTGCTGGGCGCGCAGCGGCCGCTGCCGGGCTGGTTCTGGACCGGTGAGACCCAGATGGCCTGTTTACGGGAAGCCATTACACAATCGCTGCAGACGGCCTATGCGCACCATATCCAGCGACTGATGGTCACAGGGAACTTTGCCATGCTGGCCGGCTGCCATCCGGACGAGGTGGATGCCTGGTATCTGGGGATCTATATCGATGCGTTTGAGTGGGTGGAGCTTCCCAACACCCGCGGCATGAGCCAGTTTGCCGATGGCGGCATCGTGGGCAGCAAGCCCTACTGCGGGTCGGCCAGTTACATGAGCAAGCAGTCGGACTACTGCGGCTCATGCTACTACGCCGCGCGTGACCGCCATGGCGAGCGGGCCTGCCCCTTGAACAGCCTGTATTGGCATTTTCATGCCCGCCACGCTGATCGTCTGAGCCGCAATCCCCGTCTGGCCATGCCCTATGCCGTGTGGCGCAAGCTGCCAGAAACGGAACAGCAAGCCACCTTGAAGCAAGCCGAGTTCTACCTGAGCCGGATCGAGACGCTCTGA
- a CDS encoding cryptochrome/deoxyribodipyrimidine photo-lyase family protein encodes MAPLHVVWFKRDLRVRDHWPLYRAMQAGQVIALYGEEPALRALPDFSDRHRLFIDQSLAELAHDLSRLGVPLFRWAGEVVDALQVLRACHPLAGLWSHEETGNLASYARDRAVGRWCRDQGVPWQEIPQFGVVRRLASRDDWHAHWSAFMASPIAPLPPPQATPLLVLHDDTRWQRVQPQAARLETAAQPGGRRAAVGVLTDFLTARCQQYRGGISSPLRAPTACSRLSPYLAWGNLSVREVLQATRRQALALGESAEHAQACVSLRQFESRLHWHCHFIQKLEMAPALEQHCLHPGYEGLREPGLAGPHYASWAAGETGYPLVDACMAMLTRTGWLNFRMRAMLVSFASYNLWLHWQAPAWHLARLFTDYEPGIHYPQIQMQSGVTGINALRIYNPIKQAQDHDPHGHFVRRWLPALRRVPDAWLFQPWLMPASLQRQVGFRLDVDYPAPIVDFDQSYREAKARFALWRQQPGMREMARQVYERHGSRAKQPVRTAPRAASGRQLGLFPEGGKS; translated from the coding sequence ATGGCACCGTTGCACGTGGTCTGGTTCAAGCGTGACTTGCGGGTTCGCGATCATTGGCCGCTATACCGCGCCATGCAAGCCGGTCAGGTGATTGCACTGTACGGTGAGGAGCCCGCCCTGCGTGCGCTGCCGGATTTTTCGGATCGGCATCGGCTGTTCATCGACCAGAGTCTGGCCGAGCTGGCGCATGACTTGTCCCGCTTAGGCGTTCCTTTGTTCAGGTGGGCCGGCGAGGTGGTGGATGCCCTGCAGGTTTTGCGCGCGTGCCATCCGCTAGCGGGTTTGTGGAGTCATGAGGAAACCGGCAATCTCGCCAGCTATGCCCGTGACCGGGCAGTCGGGCGCTGGTGCCGTGACCAAGGTGTGCCCTGGCAGGAGATCCCGCAGTTCGGCGTGGTGCGTCGTCTGGCCAGTCGCGATGACTGGCACGCGCACTGGTCCGCCTTCATGGCCTCCCCGATCGCGCCACTACCGCCGCCGCAAGCAACGCCGCTGCTGGTGCTGCACGACGATACCCGCTGGCAGCGGGTCCAGCCTCAGGCGGCACGGCTGGAGACTGCCGCCCAGCCCGGTGGTCGTCGTGCTGCGGTCGGTGTACTGACCGATTTTCTGACCGCGCGTTGCCAGCAATATCGCGGCGGCATCTCCAGTCCGCTGCGCGCTCCCACCGCGTGTTCACGCTTATCGCCATATCTTGCCTGGGGCAACCTGTCGGTACGCGAGGTCCTGCAGGCAACCCGTCGTCAGGCCCTGGCCTTGGGTGAATCGGCTGAGCACGCCCAGGCATGTGTGTCTTTGCGTCAGTTTGAATCCCGCTTGCATTGGCACTGCCATTTCATCCAGAAGCTGGAAATGGCACCCGCGCTGGAACAGCATTGCCTGCATCCGGGCTACGAGGGTCTGCGTGAACCCGGCTTGGCGGGTCCGCACTATGCTTCCTGGGCTGCGGGAGAGACAGGCTACCCACTGGTGGATGCCTGCATGGCCATGCTGACCCGGACAGGGTGGTTGAACTTCCGCATGCGCGCCATGCTGGTCAGCTTTGCCAGTTACAACCTCTGGCTCCATTGGCAGGCGCCTGCGTGGCACTTGGCGCGTCTGTTCACCGATTACGAGCCGGGTATCCACTACCCGCAGATACAGATGCAATCAGGGGTCACCGGTATCAATGCCTTGCGCATCTATAACCCCATCAAGCAGGCCCAGGATCATGATCCGCACGGTCATTTTGTCCGCCGCTGGCTACCGGCATTGCGCCGTGTGCCGGATGCGTGGCTGTTCCAGCCCTGGTTGATGCCGGCATCGTTACAACGCCAAGTGGGGTTTCGCCTTGATGTGGACTACCCCGCACCGATAGTGGACTTCGATCAAAGCTACCGCGAAGCCAAGGCACGGTTTGCCCTGTGGCGACAGCAGCCGGGGATGCGTGAGATGGCCCGGCAGGTGTACGAGCGTCACGGTAGCCGGGCCAAGCAGCCCGTGCGTACTGCGCCGCGCGCCGCTTCCGGGCGCCAGTTGGGTCTGTTTCCCGAGGGAGGCAAGTCATGA
- a CDS encoding LysR family transcriptional regulator, with protein MNVTFRQLQLFLALAEHGSISAAAKACHVTQPTVSMQLRELSESVGLPLYEVVGKRISLTEAGHQLVETAQTMQRAWREFGEQIDQMQGLQRGRLKVAVVSTAKYFVPALLGALCRAHPAVDVSLSVLNRDGVLGRLTRNEDDLYIMSQPPQDAEIMAEAFLSNPLVLIAARDHPLAGRGATDLNALRQERFILREPGSGTRRAVDKHFAALGFDPSIRMELGSNEAIKHSVAAGLGLAVLSRHALHSDPALDGLAILPVAQFPIEANWYIVHLKGKRLSPIATEFLAHLREYASGLPGGAAVLP; from the coding sequence ATGAACGTCACTTTCCGGCAGCTGCAGCTGTTCCTGGCTTTGGCGGAGCACGGCAGTATCAGCGCGGCGGCCAAAGCGTGTCATGTAACCCAGCCTACGGTGTCCATGCAGCTACGCGAGCTGTCTGAAAGTGTGGGCCTGCCGCTTTATGAGGTCGTCGGCAAGCGCATCTCCTTGACGGAGGCCGGGCACCAGCTGGTGGAGACGGCGCAAACCATGCAGCGGGCTTGGCGGGAGTTCGGCGAGCAGATCGATCAGATGCAGGGCTTGCAGCGTGGGCGGCTCAAGGTGGCGGTGGTGAGTACGGCCAAGTATTTCGTGCCCGCTCTGCTGGGCGCGCTATGCCGGGCGCATCCAGCGGTGGATGTCAGCCTCTCGGTCCTGAATCGGGATGGCGTCTTGGGCAGGCTAACCCGTAATGAAGACGATCTGTACATCATGTCCCAGCCACCACAGGATGCGGAGATCATGGCCGAGGCCTTCCTGAGCAATCCGCTGGTGCTGATTGCGGCCCGCGATCATCCGCTTGCCGGGCGCGGTGCGACAGATCTGAATGCCTTGCGGCAGGAGCGATTCATTCTGCGCGAGCCGGGTTCCGGTACACGCCGTGCGGTAGACAAACATTTCGCTGCGCTGGGTTTTGATCCCTCCATCCGCATGGAGTTGGGCAGCAACGAGGCGATCAAGCACTCCGTGGCGGCAGGACTGGGCCTGGCCGTGTTGTCACGCCATGCACTCCATAGTGATCCCGCCTTGGATGGTCTGGCTATCTTGCCGGTGGCACAGTTTCCGATCGAAGCGAACTGGTACATCGTGCACCTCAAGGGCAAACGCCTGTCACCGATCGCAACCGAGTTTCTGGCGCATTTGCGCGAATATGCGAGTGGCTTGCCCGGTGGCGCAGCGGTGCTGCCTTAG
- a CDS encoding DUF2256 domain-containing protein: protein MLPTKLCVACARPFSWRKKWAAVWDEVRYCSERCRHARKGG, encoded by the coding sequence ATGCTGCCTACCAAGCTGTGTGTTGCCTGTGCCCGACCGTTCAGCTGGCGCAAGAAGTGGGCTGCCGTATGGGATGAGGTCCGGTATTGCTCCGAACGCTGTCGACATGCGCGAAAAGGGGGCTGA